A region of the Amycolatopsis sp. cg13 genome:
CGTCCGGGCCTGGCGCAGCAGGAACAGCAGGAGCAGGACGACGGCGGAAGCAAGCGTCGCGATCGTCAGGAAAGTCCAGCCAGCGTCGCCAGCCTGCACGATGCCCAGCACCAGCAACATCACGCCAGCAGTGACCAGCAGCGCGCCCAGAACGTCGATGCCGGTGCGCAGTCCGAGACCGCGGTCGGACGCGACGACCATCGGGGTCAGAACGAGCGCGGCGATGCCGATGGGCAGGTTGATGTAGAAGGTCCAGTGCCAATCTAGGCCTTGGGTAAGCGCGCCGCCGGCGACCATGCCGATCGACGCGCCCGCGGCTTGGGTGAAGCTGTAGACGCCGATCGCGCGGACGCGGGCGCGTGGCTCGGGATAGAGGGTCACGATCATGCCCAAGACGACCGCGGACGTCAGAGCACCGCCGACGCCTTGAATAAACCGCGCGACCACCAGTGTGGTGGCGCTCGGCGAAAGACCAGCGGCCAGCGAAGCGGCGGTGAAAACGACGAGGCCGACAAGGAACACCCGCCGCCGTCCGACCAGGTCGCCCAGGCGGCCAGACAGCAGGAGCAGGCCGCCGAACGCGACGAGGTAGGCGTTGACCACCCAGGCGAGCCCGGGCGCGCTGAACCCGAGGTCGGTCTGGATCACCGGCAGGGCGACCGCGACGATCGAGCTGTCGAGCACCACCATCAGCGAGGCGGCCGACAGCACGGCGAGCGCCGCGCCGCGATGCCGAGCGGTTTCGGGCATGACAAAGTCCTCCATAACCGGCACTGGGGAGAGTTTCCGCTGGTCGTGGCCAGGGCATCTCTTGTTACAGTGCCCATCATGTGTGACCATGGGCAAGTGCGGAAGGAGGCACTTTCATGTCCCAGGGGAACATCGCTGTGACCGATGAGGCCACGGACTTCGACCCGGCGAAATTCGCGGTGTGCACGGTGATGGAGGTCGTGAACCGGATCAGCGGGAAGTGGGTGATCGGCATCCTGCTGGAGGCGACGCGCGGTCCGGTGCGGTTCACCGAACTCGAACGCTCGGTGCAGGGGATCAGCCGCCGCATGCTCACGCTCACCCTGCGGAACCTGGAACGCGACGGCCTGCTGACGCGCACGGTCTACCCGACGGTCCCGCCGCGGGTCGAGTACGAGGCGACCGAGATGGCGCGCGAACTGTACGACTCGCTGTCCGGCCTGGTCGATTGGGCGGAACGGCATCGCGAGGCGATCGCGGTTTCGCGGCAGGGCTACGACGGCCGCACTGCCTGCTGACATGGAAAGGCGCCGCAGCCGCGCGCACGGGGGACGCGCACGGCTGCGGCGCCGAAACAGTCCGCGCCCGGAGGGAAGGGGCCCGGGCCCGGACTGGGTCTCAGGCGTTCGCCGGGACTGGTTTGGCCGGCTCGGCGGGTTTGTCGTCGAGCAGGGTCGCCTCGTCGAACGGCGCCTGGCCGGTGAACACCTGCTGCGAGCGTTCCCGGTCGAATTCCTTCATCCACGATCCGATGAGGACAGTCGCGACCGCGTTGCCGGCGAAGTTCGTCAGCGCGCGGGCTTCGGACATGAACCGGTCGATGCCGAGGATGAAGCCGACGCCGTCGACGAGTTCCGGGCGGTGCGACTGCAAGCCGCTGGCCAGGGTCGCGATGCCGGCGCCGCTGACGCCCGCCGCGCCCTTCGACGCGATGATCATGAACAGCAGCAACGTGATCTGCTCGCCGAGCGCGAGCGGCTGGTCCTGCGCGGTGGCGATGAACAGCGTCGCCATCGTCAGGTAGATCGCGGTGCCGTCGAGGTTGAACGAGTACCCGGTGGGCACCGTGATGCCGACGACCGGCTTGCTGACCCCGAGGTGCTCCATCTTCGCGATCAGCCGCGGCAGCGCGGATTCCGAAGAGGACGTCGAGAGGATCAGCAGGAATTCGCGGCCGAGATACCGCAGCAGGCTGAAGATGTTGACCCGCGCGCCGAGCCACAGCACCGCGCCGAGCACGCCGAACACGAACACCAGGCACGTCAGGTAGAAGCCGAGCATGATCACCAGCAGGCTGCGCAGCGCGCCCCAGCCGGTCGCGCCGACCACCGCGGCGATCGCGCCGAACGCGCCCACCGGGGCGGCCCACATGATCATCGACAGGATGCGGAACACGAGCCGCTGGATGTGCTCGATGCCGCGCAGGATCGGCTCGCCGCGCTTGCCGAGCTTCTGCAGCGCGAACCCGGCCAGCAGCGCCACGAGCAGCGTCTGCAGCACCTGGCCCTCGGTGAACGCGGACACGAAGGTCTTCGGGATGATCCCGAGCAGGAAGTCGACCCCGCCCTCGCCCTTGGCCTGCTGGTGCACCTTCGACACGTCGGCCGGGTTGAGGTGCAGGCCGCTGCCCGGGTGCAGCAGGTTGCCGACGACGAGCCCGATCGCGAGCGCGAACGTCGACATCACGATGAAGTAGACCAGCGCGGTGATGCCGACCTTGCCGACCTTCGCCGCCTTCGCGACCGAGCCGATGCCCAGCACGATGGTGCAGAAGATGATCGGCGAGATCATCATCTTGATCAGGTTGACGAAGCCGGTGCCCAGCGGGGCGAGGCTCTTGCCGACGGACGGCCAGAGCAGGCCGACCGCGACGCCGAGCACTACGGCGGCGATCACGGCCAGGTACAGGTAACGCGTGCGGTCGCGGTTGGGCGCGACCGCCTCGGGGGTCGGTGTAGGCACCGTTGCCTCCAGCTCGGTGGGGGGAACGCGGGTCACTATGCGGGGCGGATATGACCGGCGTCACCGTTGTGTTCATTGAGTTCGCGACGGGACTGTCCGGTGTGGACTTCCCGGCCGCGGCGCCGGAGTGCCGCCGGACCCGCGCGTGTGCTGGTATGAGCGGGTGCCCCCGACACCTCGGATCCGGACGAGCCGCTGGAGCCTGGCCCGTCAGCTGCTGGTGCTGCAGCTGGCGATCTTGCTCGTGCTCGTCTCCGGCGGCATCACTATTGCCTATCTCGACGCCCGGCGCACGACGACCGACCGGGCCGGGGAGCAGTCGCTCGCGGTGGCCCGTTCGATCGCCGACGCGCCGGATGTCGCGCGGGCAGCGGCGACCGCCGACCCGACCGCGGAGCTGCAGCCGTATGCGCAACGGGTGCTCGTGGACACGCGCGTGGATTTCGTGACGATCATGTCGCCGCAAGGAATCCGTTACACCCACCCGAATCCGGCGTTGATCGGCCAGCGGTTCCTCGGGCACATCGAAGCGGCGCAGCAGGGCGGAGTGGTGTCCGAGACCTACACCGGTTCGCTCGGCCCGTCAGTGCGCGTGGTGGTGCCGGTGTTCGATGCGAACCACCGGGTGGTCGCGCTCGTCGCGGTGGGCATCACGATCGCGGCGATCTCCGCCGAGGTGCAGGAGCGCGTCTGGCCGCTGCTCGGCGTCGCGGCGGCAGTGTTACTGGTGGGCGCCTGCGGGGGCTGGCTGGTGAGCGCGCGGCTGAAGCGGCAGACGCGCGGCATCGCGCCGGCTGAGCTGAGCAATCTTTTCGAATACCACGAAGCGGTGCTGCATTCGGTTCGCGAGGGAGTGCTGCTGGTCGACCGCGACGGCCGGGTCGGGCTGTGCAACGACGGCGCCCGCACGCTGCTCGGGCTGAGCGGCGACCCGGTCGGGCAGTCGCTCGCGGACCTCGGCTTGTCGCCCGAGCTGGCGGCGGCGTTCACCGCGCCGGAAAACCGCACCGAGGAACTGCACCTGACCGACTCGCGGGTGCTGGTCGTGAGCACCACGCTCGTCAGTTCCGGCGGTCGCGCGCAGGGCACCGTCGTGATCCTGCGCGACCACACCGAACTTCAGACGCTCACCGGCGAGCTGACCACCGCGCGCAGCCTCGCCGAAGCGTTGCGGTCGCAGGCGCACGAAGCGGCGAACCGGCTGCACACGGTCGTGTCGCTGGTGGAACTCGGCCGTCCCGAGGACGCCGTGGACTTCGCGACCGCCGAACTCGCGCTCGCGCAGGAGCTCACCGACCGCGTGATGACCGCGGTCGCCGAACCGGTGCTGGCCGCGTTGCTGCTCGGCAAAGCCGCGGAGGCGAGCGAACGCGGCGTGGAGTTCACCATCACGCCGGACACGATGATCGACGACCTCGGACCCGGCGTCGCCGGGCGGGATCTGGTGACGATCCTCGGCAACCTGATCGACAACGGAATCGACGCTGTGGTGCGGGAATCCGGCGCGCGCCCGGCGGTGGTGGTCACCGCAAGGTCCGAAGAGGACGGTCTGTTGCTGCGCGTCGCGGACAACGGGCCGGGCGTGCCGGAGGACGCGGTGGGGGAGATGTTCCGCCGGGGCTGGTCGACGAAGGCGGGCGACGAGCACGGTCTCGGGCTGGCGTTGGTGGTGCAGGCGGTCCGGCGCTATGGCGGCACCATTGACGTCGGACGGGACGGCGGTGCGGTGTTCACCGTACGGTTGCCGAGGCAGGAGGTGTCCTCGTGATCCGGGTGCTGGTGGTGGAAGACGAGCCGGTGGCGGCCGAGGCGCACCGGCTGTACGTCGAGCGGCTGTCCGGATTCGTGGTCGCCGGGGTGGTGCATTCCGGCGGCGAGGCACTGCGGTTCTGCGAACGCGAGCCCGTCGACCTGGTCCTGCTGGACTTCTACCTGCCGGACACGCACGGCCTCGCGGTCTGCCGTTCGCTGCGCGCGGCCGGGCTGCCGATCGACGTCATCGCGGTGACGTCCGCGCGCGACCTCGCGCTGGTCAAGGCCGCGGTCTCGGTCGGGGTCGTGCAGTACCTGCTGAAGCCGTTCACCTTCGCCTCGCTGCGGGACAAACTGGAGCGCTACGCGTCGTTCCGCGAGGCGTCCGGCGAGGTCACCGGGCAGGCGGAGATCGACCGCGCGCTCGGCACGCTGCGCACCACCGAGTCCGCTCCGCTGCCGAAGGGCATGAGCGCGGAGACGCTGGACGCGATCACCGACGCGCTGGCCGGAGCTGGCGAAGGGTTGTCCGCCGGTGGTGCGGCGAGCGCGATCGGGGCGTCCCGCGTGACCGCGCGGCGGTATCTGGAGTACTTGGCGAACAACGGGTTGGCGCAGCGCGAACCGCGATACGGGCAGGTCGGGCGGCCGGAAGTCTGGTATCGGCTCAAGCCTGGCTGAGCGCTGACCGACCCCGTCAGCGCTTCGTGCGCAGCCGGTAAGCGATCCCCCCGAAAGTGTGGACATCGAAGTTCACCACTCAAGGGGAGCAAGAAATGACGAAGAAGATCGCACTGGTCACCGGCGGCGGCAAAGGCATCGGCCGGGCCATCGCGACGCGGCTGGCGAACGACGGTGCGCTGGTCGCCGTGCACTACGGCAGCGACGAAGCGGCGGCCAAGGAAACCGTCGCGGCGATTGAAGCAAACGGCGGGCAGGCGTTCGCGGTGCAGGCGACGCTGGGCGTCGACGGGGACGCGGCGACGCTGGTCGATCGGCTCTCGGAACAGTTGCGCGAACGCACCGGCGAGGTCGCGCTCGACATCCTGGTCAACAACGCGGCGACCGGTGCCGGTTCGATCACCACGGCGACGCCGGAGGACTTCGACCGCGTGTTCGCGGTGAACGTCAAGGCACCGTTTTTCTTGGTGCAGCGCCTGTTGCCGGTGCTGCGGGACGGCGGCCGGATCGTCAACATCTCGTCCGGGGACACGCGGATCGCGTTGCCGTTCGAGCTGGCCTACAGCATGACGAAGGGCGCGCTCGACGTGTTCACCCGCACTCTGGCGCAGGAACTCGGCCAGCGGGGGATCACGGTGAACGCGGTCGCGCCCGGCCCGACGCCGACCGAACGCACCGCGCACATGTTCGCTGACGAGCGGATGCGCGCGGGCACGGCGGGGGCGTCCGCGCTCCGGCGGGTCGCCGACCCGGCCGACATCGCCGACATCGTAGCGTTCCTGGCCTCGGCGGACTCGCGATGGGTCACCGGGCAGGTCGTGGACGCGACCGGCGGGACGTTCCTCGGCCCGGCTGGCGTATAACGACATATGCGGCTCGGGCAGTGCGCGCTGCCCGAGCCGTTCGGCCGTGCCGCCTGTGCCGGGGCGCGGCTTTGCAGTCCGTGAGGGGAACCCTGAGGGAATCTGATTCCCTCAGGGTTCCCCTCACGGACCTGGGGCCACGCGCACGACGGCATTGTGGCGAGGCTGAGGTCTTTTGCGGATGGCCGGGGATCAGCGAGGCCGTCCCGGCGCGTCCGGCCGGGTCTGCCACGGGTGCGGACCGTCGAGCGGCCGGTACTCCACGCCGAGCGCGTCCAGCCGCGGCAGGTGGTGCTCCCGCAGCCGGGGGAGGAATTCCGCGTAGTCGCGCGGTCCGCTGCTCCACGCGACCTCGGCGAACGCCGACAGTCGCGGGAACGCCGCGTAATCCGTCCGCCGCACGGTGTCCAGGTGCTCGGACCACAGCTGCGCCTGGACCCCGCGCACGCGCGGCCCGGATTCGGGCTCGAAACCGTAGAAGTGTTCGAGATCCTGCAGATAGCCGACCGGGATCGGTTCGTCCGGGTGGTCGCTTTGCCGGTGGTCGAGGTACACGCCGTCCTCGGGGCAGAGCACCACTTCGTGCCCGCCCTTCACCGCCAGTGAAGCCCGTTCGCGGTCCTGCCAGACGCCGATCACCATCGTCGGCAGGTCGCCGCCGTCGAGGACCTCGTCCCAGCCCATCGGCGTGCGGCCGCGGGCGACGAGGTGGTCCGCGATCGCCCGGACGAACCGGTGGTGCGCCTCGGTCACGCCGGGCACCTCGTCGCCGCCGAGTGCGATCACCTTGGACGGGAAGATGTCCAGCACGTGGTCGAAGACCTTGTGGAAGAAGTCCAGAGTGGACTCCGACGGATCCAGCAGCGAGGTGCTGATGCCCCAGGAAGTCCAGACCTCCCAAGGGGTATCGGTAGCCGGTCCGAGTTCCGGGTACGCCGTGATGGCGGCTCGGGCGTGCCCGGGAATGTCCACTTCGGGCACTACCGTGACGGCTCGAGACGCGGCGTAAGCGACGATCTCCCGCAGATCGTCCACAGTGTAGTAACCGCCGTGCGGGCGGCCGTCGCGTTCGGGGCCGTCGTGCCTGCCGACCATGGACGATTTCCGCCAGCCGCCGACGGAGGTGAGCTGGGGGAACTCCGGTGTCTCGATCCGCCAGCCCTGGTCGTCGGTGAGGTGCAGGTTCAGCACGTTCAGCTTGTGCGCGGCCAGCAGATCGATGAACCGCAGCACCTCGGCCTTCGTCCGGAAGTGCCGCGAGACGTCGTAAAGGCAGCCGCGCCAGGCGAATCGCGGATGGTCGGTGATCGTCCCGCACGGCAGCTCGACTGGTCCATTGTGGATCGGCACGGCACGGAACGCGTCCGGGCCGGCCAGCTGGCGCAGGGTTTGGCGGCCGTAGAACTCGCCCGCGGAGTCGGCCGCGTCGAGCGTGACGCCGTCGGGCGCGATCGTGAGCCGGTAGCCCTCGGCGGGGAGGTCGGCGGCGGTGCGGACCTCCACCGGAGCGGGCCACGGGCAGGTGCCGGGCGCCGCTTCCGCGGACACCGGGCGGGGGAGGAGAGCGTCGAAACCGGACATGGTCATCCCTTCACGGCCCCGGCCGTCCCGCCGACGAGCCTCCGTTGCACCAGCACGAAAAACACCAGCACGGGAATCGTCATCAGGGTGGACGAGGCCATCACGGCACCCCAATCGGTGTCCTCCGGTTTGAAGAACACCAGGATCGCCTGCGGCAGAGTCTGGTTTTCGGTCTTGGAGATGATGAACGTCTTGGCGAACAGGAAGTCGTTCCACGCGTGGATGAACGCGAGCACGCTCACCGCCACGAGCCCGGGCGCGACGAGCGGGAACAGGATCTGCCAGGTGAACCGCATCCGCGACGCACCGTCCAAAATGGCCGCTTCCTCCAGTTCGGCGGGCACCGCGGCGACGAATCCGCGCAGCATCCAGATCGCGAACGGCAGGCTGAACGCCAGGTGCACCAGCACGAGCGAGCCCAGTTCGTTGAGCCCGAACGCCGGCACGGCCCCGCCGACCGAGCGCATCAGGAAAAACAGCGGAATGGTCAGCGCTTCCACCGGAACCATTTGCGCGACCAGGATCATCACCAGCAGCATTCCGCGGCCGCGGAAGCGGAATCGCGTCAGTGCCACCGCTGACAGGAACGACAGCAGCAAGGACAGCAGCACCACGACCACCGCGACGGCGAGGCTGTTGAGGAAGAACCGGCCGAATCCGGAAACCGTGAGCACGCGCCGGAAACTGTCCAGCGAAGGCGCGAACGTCCACGGTTTCGGATGCGCCGACTGGATTTCGCCCGCCGGTTTGAACGCTGAGAGCACCATCCAGTACAGCGGGAACGCGACGATCCCGGCGATCACCACGGTCACGATTTCGGCGACGAGCCGCGCGGGGCGGCGCACTTTCACAGCCATGCGGCACTCCGGCGCTGGGACCGGACGTAGAGCCCGGTGATCGACAGCAGCAGCAAGGTCATCACGACCCCGATCGCGGAGCCGAGCCCGTACTCCTGCCCGGCGAACGCCTGCTGGTAGGCGTAGACGTTCAGGATCAGGTTCCGCCCGGCGATGCCGCCGCCGTTGGTCATCACGTAGATCTGGGTGAACACCTTGAAGTCCCAGATGATCGACTGCACGGTCGCGATGGTGAGCAGCGGCCGCACCGCGGGCAGGATCACCGACCGCGTGGTGCGCCAGACCGACGCGCCGTCGAGCGCCGCCGCCTCCAGCGTCTCCTTCGGCACCCCGCTGATCCCGGCGTACATGGTGACCATGACGAACGGGAACGAGCACCAGATCACCTCGGCGGCGACCAGCCCGAACGTCCCGAAAGTGCCGAACGTCCAGGAATGGTGCGCCATCCCGGTGAACCCGATGCCCGAGAGCACCTCGTTGACCAGGCCGAAATCGGTGTCGAAAAGGAACAGCCAGACGTACGAGCCGGCGATCGCCGGGGTCGCCCACGCGCCGAGCGCCGCCAGGAACAGCAGCGTGCGCGGGAACGCGCGGACCCGGCTCGCCAGCACGGCCAGCCCGGTGCCGACGACCAGGCTGCCGATCACGCAGGCCGCGGCGAACCCGACCGTCTTGCCCAGCACCGTCCAGAACTGGACGTCGGCGAGCAGGGCGACATAGTTGTCGAGGCCCAGGAACACCAGCGGGGCCGCGCCCGCCGCCTGCGGCTGGCCGTAGTCGTAGAGCGAGATCACGACCAGCTGGTAAATCGGGTACACCAGCAGCGCGCCGAGGAGGATTCCGGCAGGCAGCAGGTACAGGAGGGCCGCGCGGCCGTCGCGGCGGACGGTCGCGGAACGGACTGCGGCCACGGGTCAGCCGAAGTTCTTGTTCATCGCCGCGGCGGCGTCGGCCAGCGCGGCGTTCGCGTCCTTGCCGCCGGTCGCGATCTGCTGCACGGCGGTGGGCAGCACGTTCTGGCTGTCGATCTTGGACCACGCCGGGGTGCTCGGCACGAATTTCGTGCCCGCGCTCAGAGTGTCCACAAAGGCCTTGAGCGTCGGGTCGCTGGCGGCGAGCTTCTTCTGCACCGACGCGAGAGTGGGCAGGTTGCCCATCGCCGCGTACATCTTCTCCTGGTACTTGATGCCGGCCAGCAGTTCGGCGAACTGCACCGCGAGACCGTGGCGCTGGCTCGCGCCGAACACGCCGAGCAGGTTGCCGCCGGCGAACGCGGGCGCGACCGAACCCGGGGCGGTGCCGGGCAGCGGCATGATCGCGTACTTGCCCTTCACCGAGCCCTTTTCGACGGCCTTGCGGTTGAAGTCGCCGCCGATCACCATGCCCGCTTTGCCGCCCGCGAACGCGGTGACGCTCTGCGTGCCGGTGAGGTTGGCGCAGGCCGAGGGCGGGCAGATGTCGTCCTTGATCAGGTTCGCGTACGCGGTGACGCCTGCCTTGGCCTGCGCGGAGTCCACAGTGGACGTCCACTTGCCATTGTCCTGTTTGGCCAGATCGCCGCCGTTGGCCCAGATGAACGGCAGCATCGCGTAGGTGTACTTGCCGCCGGTGGCGATGCCGTACAGATCCGGCTTCTTCTCGCGGATCTTGCGCGCGTCGTCGGTCAGCTCGGCCAGCGTCGTGGGCGGCTTGAGGCCGAGTTCGGCGAAGACGTCAGTGCGGTAGTACAACGCGCGGATGCCGGTGTACCAGGGGATGCCGTAGATCTTGCCGTTGGCCTTCGCGGTGTCCAAAACGGACGGAAGCAGGTCTTTGCCGTCCGACCAGTTCGTGATGTCCTTGGTGAGGTCGGACAACGCGCCGGTCTGCGCGTAGCTGGAGACGTCGGTGTTGCCGAACTCGGCGACGTCGGGGGCGTTGGACGGGTCGTTGAACGCGCCGGAGAACTTGTCCGCGCGGCCCTCGACCGGAACCCACTGCACATCGACCTTCACGCCGGCGTGGTTGGCCTCGAACTCGGTGATCGCTTCCTTGACCGCGGCCTCCTTCGGCGCACGGTTCGCCTCGTCGAACAGCCAGACCCGGAGCGTGCCGTCGGTCTGGTTTCCGCCGGACGCGGCCGGGCCGGATTGGGTGGGTGCACACGCGGCGAGCAACGCCAGCGTGGCGACAGCGGGCAGGACAGAACGCAGCTTCATCGGTGACTCCTGTCGCGGGGACCGGTCGGAGACCGGGAAAGACGGGGCTGTGCGGCGTGACAGCCCCGGTTTTTCTCAGACGAAGAAGACAGAGTTGACGTTCGGCACCGCGAGCGAGCCCGCGGACTTGCCGGGCAGGCCGGTGGCCGGGTCGCGCGGCAGCCAGGTGACCGTGCCGGAGCGCTGGTTCGAGACGTAGAACCACTTCTCGTCCGGGTCCAGCGCGAGGTGCCGCGGCCAGTTGCCGCCGGAGGCCGCCGAGGAGACCAGGGTGAGCCCGGCCCCGCCGTCGGCGACGGTGAAGGTGGCGACGGTGTTGGGGCCGCGGACGGTGGCGTAGACGAACTTCCCGTCCCGCGACACGGTGATCTCGCCGGGGAACAGTTCGCCGGTGCTGCCCGGCGGAACGGCCGGCACCGCGGCGATCGGCTTGAACGTGCCGGTGGCGGACTCCCAGCTGGCGACGGTGATCTCCGGCCGCAGTTCCTGGGCGACGTAAGCGAATTTTCCGTTCGGGTGGAACGCGAGGTGTCGCGGCCCGGCACCGGCGGGGAGGGTGATCTGCTTGTGCAGCTTCAGCTTTCCCTTGCCGGTGTCGAACGAGTAGACGTACACCGAGTCGGTGCCGAGGTCGACTGCCAGCACCCATTTGCCGGACGGGTCGGTGACCACCTGGTGCGCGTGCGGTTCTTTGCCCTGGTGCTGCTGCAGGTCGGTGGCCGCGCCGAGCTTGCCGTCGGACTTGATCGGCAGCACGACGACGCTGCCGGAGTCGTAGTTGGCGACCAGCACGTACTTCTGGCTCGGGTGCACCGAAAGGTGCGTGGGCGAACCGCCCTTGGAGGATGTCGACCCGAGCAGCTTCGGCCGGGTCGGGTCGGAGATGTCCAATGCGGACACCGTGCCGGTCTCCGCGCCCTCGTTTTCGTTGGTGACGTACAGGATCCGGCCGTCGCGAGTACGGTCGAACCAGGAGACGTCGGTCAGCTTCGGAACGGTACGCACCGGCGTGAGCGCTGGGCTCCCGGCCGCTCGCTGGGTGACGTCGAGCCCGTGGCCCGCCGGTGCGCTGTTGGTGTAGCTGCCGACGTACACCGTCGCGGCCGCGCGCGGCCGGGGTGCTGCCGTGGCGAGCTGTGCGCCCACCACGGCGGCGGCCCCGGCCGCGCCGACCGCTCCGACGAACGTGCGACGGGAAATCTCGGTCATCGAATACCCCCGGAACATGTGCCGATGTGGTTCAGACCAATGCCATCACCAATGCTGCCACACCGAAACCGCTCAAGGAAAGGACTGTTTCCAAAGCCGTCCAGGTTTTCAGGGTTTGCGTCACGGTCAGCCCGAAGTAACGGGACACGATCCAGAATCCGCCGTCGTTCACGTGCGAGGCGATGATCGACCCGGCCGAGATCGCGACCACCACGAGCGCCAATTGTGCTTGCGAATAATGCAGATCCATCACCGTCGGCGCGACAATGCCGCTCGTGGTCACGATCGCCACCGTC
Encoded here:
- a CDS encoding ATP-binding protein, encoding MPPTPRIRTSRWSLARQLLVLQLAILLVLVSGGITIAYLDARRTTTDRAGEQSLAVARSIADAPDVARAAATADPTAELQPYAQRVLVDTRVDFVTIMSPQGIRYTHPNPALIGQRFLGHIEAAQQGGVVSETYTGSLGPSVRVVVPVFDANHRVVALVAVGITIAAISAEVQERVWPLLGVAAAVLLVGACGGWLVSARLKRQTRGIAPAELSNLFEYHEAVLHSVREGVLLVDRDGRVGLCNDGARTLLGLSGDPVGQSLADLGLSPELAAAFTAPENRTEELHLTDSRVLVVSTTLVSSGGRAQGTVVILRDHTELQTLTGELTTARSLAEALRSQAHEAANRLHTVVSLVELGRPEDAVDFATAELALAQELTDRVMTAVAEPVLAALLLGKAAEASERGVEFTITPDTMIDDLGPGVAGRDLVTILGNLIDNGIDAVVRESGARPAVVVTARSEEDGLLLRVADNGPGVPEDAVGEMFRRGWSTKAGDEHGLGLALVVQAVRRYGGTIDVGRDGGAVFTVRLPRQEVSS
- a CDS encoding cation:dicarboxylate symporter family transporter — translated: MPTPTPEAVAPNRDRTRYLYLAVIAAVVLGVAVGLLWPSVGKSLAPLGTGFVNLIKMMISPIIFCTIVLGIGSVAKAAKVGKVGITALVYFIVMSTFALAIGLVVGNLLHPGSGLHLNPADVSKVHQQAKGEGGVDFLLGIIPKTFVSAFTEGQVLQTLLVALLAGFALQKLGKRGEPILRGIEHIQRLVFRILSMIMWAAPVGAFGAIAAVVGATGWGALRSLLVIMLGFYLTCLVFVFGVLGAVLWLGARVNIFSLLRYLGREFLLILSTSSSESALPRLIAKMEHLGVSKPVVGITVPTGYSFNLDGTAIYLTMATLFIATAQDQPLALGEQITLLLFMIIASKGAAGVSGAGIATLASGLQSHRPELVDGVGFILGIDRFMSEARALTNFAGNAVATVLIGSWMKEFDRERSQQVFTGQAPFDEATLLDDKPAEPAKPVPANA
- a CDS encoding response regulator, with translation MIRVLVVEDEPVAAEAHRLYVERLSGFVVAGVVHSGGEALRFCEREPVDLVLLDFYLPDTHGLAVCRSLRAAGLPIDVIAVTSARDLALVKAAVSVGVVQYLLKPFTFASLRDKLERYASFREASGEVTGQAEIDRALGTLRTTESAPLPKGMSAETLDAITDALAGAGEGLSAGGAASAIGASRVTARRYLEYLANNGLAQREPRYGQVGRPEVWYRLKPG
- a CDS encoding helix-turn-helix domain-containing protein encodes the protein MSQGNIAVTDEATDFDPAKFAVCTVMEVVNRISGKWVIGILLEATRGPVRFTELERSVQGISRRMLTLTLRNLERDGLLTRTVYPTVPPRVEYEATEMARELYDSLSGLVDWAERHREAIAVSRQGYDGRTAC
- a CDS encoding carbohydrate ABC transporter permease — translated: MAAVRSATVRRDGRAALLYLLPAGILLGALLVYPIYQLVVISLYDYGQPQAAGAAPLVFLGLDNYVALLADVQFWTVLGKTVGFAAACVIGSLVVGTGLAVLASRVRAFPRTLLFLAALGAWATPAIAGSYVWLFLFDTDFGLVNEVLSGIGFTGMAHHSWTFGTFGTFGLVAAEVIWCSFPFVMVTMYAGISGVPKETLEAAALDGASVWRTTRSVILPAVRPLLTIATVQSIIWDFKVFTQIYVMTNGGGIAGRNLILNVYAYQQAFAGQEYGLGSAIGVVMTLLLLSITGLYVRSQRRSAAWL
- a CDS encoding MFS transporter, whose translation is MPETARHRGAALAVLSAASLMVVLDSSIVAVALPVIQTDLGFSAPGLAWVVNAYLVAFGGLLLLSGRLGDLVGRRRVFLVGLVVFTAASLAAGLSPSATTLVVARFIQGVGGALTSAVVLGMIVTLYPEPRARVRAIGVYSFTQAAGASIGMVAGGALTQGLDWHWTFYINLPIGIAALVLTPMVVASDRGLGLRTGIDVLGALLVTAGVMLLVLGIVQAGDAGWTFLTIATLASAVVLLLLFLLRQARTRTPLLPLRLLRVRAISGANLTMVVMVAGFLGFQFVTALYLQQVLGFDALTTGFAFVPTPVMIAAFSLGLADWLNTRFSPRAVLVAGLLTTSVAFLYLTQVQTSGGYASHVLPSLVLMGAGAGMAIPALMGLAMSAATPEDSGVTSGLITTTQQVGGALGTAVLATAAATRTAELLGGGASEKEALASGFRVAYGFSAGLTALAAILAAVILGRRAAAAPADTTAEPVAS
- a CDS encoding SDR family oxidoreductase produces the protein MTKKIALVTGGGKGIGRAIATRLANDGALVAVHYGSDEAAAKETVAAIEANGGQAFAVQATLGVDGDAATLVDRLSEQLRERTGEVALDILVNNAATGAGSITTATPEDFDRVFAVNVKAPFFLVQRLLPVLRDGGRIVNISSGDTRIALPFELAYSMTKGALDVFTRTLAQELGQRGITVNAVAPGPTPTERTAHMFADERMRAGTAGASALRRVADPADIADIVAFLASADSRWVTGQVVDATGGTFLGPAGV
- a CDS encoding beta-N-acetylhexosaminidase, giving the protein MSGFDALLPRPVSAEAAPGTCPWPAPVEVRTAADLPAEGYRLTIAPDGVTLDAADSAGEFYGRQTLRQLAGPDAFRAVPIHNGPVELPCGTITDHPRFAWRGCLYDVSRHFRTKAEVLRFIDLLAAHKLNVLNLHLTDDQGWRIETPEFPQLTSVGGWRKSSMVGRHDGPERDGRPHGGYYTVDDLREIVAYAASRAVTVVPEVDIPGHARAAITAYPELGPATDTPWEVWTSWGISTSLLDPSESTLDFFHKVFDHVLDIFPSKVIALGGDEVPGVTEAHHRFVRAIADHLVARGRTPMGWDEVLDGGDLPTMVIGVWQDRERASLAVKGGHEVVLCPEDGVYLDHRQSDHPDEPIPVGYLQDLEHFYGFEPESGPRVRGVQAQLWSEHLDTVRRTDYAAFPRLSAFAEVAWSSGPRDYAEFLPRLREHHLPRLDALGVEYRPLDGPHPWQTRPDAPGRPR
- a CDS encoding carbohydrate ABC transporter permease yields the protein MAVKVRRPARLVAEIVTVVIAGIVAFPLYWMVLSAFKPAGEIQSAHPKPWTFAPSLDSFRRVLTVSGFGRFFLNSLAVAVVVVLLSLLLSFLSAVALTRFRFRGRGMLLVMILVAQMVPVEALTIPLFFLMRSVGGAVPAFGLNELGSLVLVHLAFSLPFAIWMLRGFVAAVPAELEEAAILDGASRMRFTWQILFPLVAPGLVAVSVLAFIHAWNDFLFAKTFIISKTENQTLPQAILVFFKPEDTDWGAVMASSTLMTIPVLVFFVLVQRRLVGGTAGAVKG